GATGGTGGCCAAGGAGAGCCGTATCTTCATGACCTGGGGAAGCACTTTTGACCATCTGGGGACTCTCGCGCATGAACTGGGTCACGGCTACCACTCCAGTGTCTTAAGAGAATTCCCCATATTCGGCGTGTTTTCACCAATGGCCTTGTCCGAGACGGCCTCAACTTTCAACGAGCTTCTGGTTACCGATGCCGCGCTCAATAAGAGCGTGGATGAAGATGAACGTCTGATGCTTCTGGATCAGAAACTCCAGAACGCTCATATTCTTTTCTGCAATCTCTACGCCCGTTATCTTTTCGATTGCGCCTACTATGAGGAACGGAAAAAAGGCCTGGTGGCGCGGGAACGTCTTGACGAAATGATGCTGGAAGCTCAGAAAAGAGCGTTCGCAGGGACATTGGATTCCGAAGAGGGATATCACAAGCTTTTCTGGGCATCGAAACTACATTTCTATTTGACCGACCGCCCATTTTATAATTTCCCTTACACCTTTGGTTATCTTTTTGCCAACGGCATCTACAACCGTGCCTGCCTCGAGGGACCCTCGTTCGCGAGCAAGTACCGCGCTCTTCTGGCCGACAGCGGCAGGATGACCAGCGAGAATATTGCCCGTAAACATCTCGGAGTCGATCTGACCAGAGAGGGATTCTGGAACGAGGCGGTGGAGAGGACTCTGGCCAATATCGAGCCGTTCGTAAAATTGGCCCAGAAGGCTTAAGGCAGTGTCGGAGCGGGGCAGTAATATTTCTGTCCCGCCTTAGTTTCTTTGCCATAGGATTTTCATTTTGCCGCGAAAGGAGTGCATATGCGCCCGATGGAAATAAAGAAAGATTTTTACTGGGTCGGCGTGGTCGACTGGAATCTTCGTGATTTTCATGGTTATGTCACCGAAAAAGGTACGACTTATAACGCTTACCTTCTGAAGGCCGGGAAAACCGTTTTATTCGATACGGTTAAGGCGGAATTTACTTCACAATTGGTTGATAATATCAAAGAACTGATCAGCCCGGATAAGATAGATTATATTGTGGTCAACCATGCCGAGATGGATCACACCGGCGCTCTTCCGGAAATAATCAATCTAGTGAAACCGGAAAAGCTTATCTGCACTAAAGCCTGCAGGGATGCTCTGATCGCCCATTTTCATCGCGAAGACTGGCCATTCGAGATAGTTAAGGAGGGGGATGTTCTGGATATCGGCGGCAAGACCATTCAGTTTTTCGGGTCGGCCATGATTCACTGGCCCGACAGCATGGTTTCATATATCAAGGAAGATAAGATTCTGGTCTGCAATGATATATTCGGCCAGCACTGGGCCACCAGCGAGAGGTTTGACGATCAGGTGGAACAAGGAGAATTGTACCATCAAGCGGCCAAGTATTATGCCAATATTTTCCTGCCGATGTCACCGGCGGTAAGAAAATTTCTGGAGAAATTGAACAAGCAAAGCCTTCAGTTGGAAATGCTGGCCGGC
The Candidatus Zixiibacteriota bacterium genome window above contains:
- a CDS encoding MBL fold metallo-hydrolase is translated as MRPMEIKKDFYWVGVVDWNLRDFHGYVTEKGTTYNAYLLKAGKTVLFDTVKAEFTSQLVDNIKELISPDKIDYIVVNHAEMDHTGALPEIINLVKPEKLICTKACRDALIAHFHREDWPFEIVKEGDVLDIGGKTIQFFGSAMIHWPDSMVSYIKEDKILVCNDIFGQHWATSERFDDQVEQGELYHQAAKYYANIFLPMSPAVRKFLEKLNKQSLQLEMLAGDHGVIWRHDMAEIMKAYNSWASGETKPKAVIIYDTMWESTARMAAAVARGLAGDGISVKVFDLRFNNASDIMTDVLDARAVLLGSSLLNSGLLPRMAAMIAYMSGLRPANKIGAAFGSYGWSDMSVKLLKEAMEGMKFAIIDDGVSAQYVPTEEVLGHCVALGEKIRKAILER